From one Bos indicus isolate NIAB-ARS_2022 breed Sahiwal x Tharparkar chromosome 16, NIAB-ARS_B.indTharparkar_mat_pri_1.0, whole genome shotgun sequence genomic stretch:
- the KLHL12 gene encoding kelch-like protein 12 isoform X2: MEILLDFVYTETVHVTVENVQELLPAACLLQLKGVKQACCEFLESQLDPSNCLGIRDFAETHNCVDLMQAAEVFSQKHFPEVVQHEEFILLSQGEVEKLIKCDEIQVDSEEPVFEAVISWVKHAKKEREGSLPDLLQYVRMPLLTPRYITDVIDTEEPPGPPWRPPICKAWVRLAQPVSESSSQTRLSSRWHQGACQLLSVISQTRSRLCNFFLWSIHVPSPTFEPCDVYSKQTFLNSFPEAHGLSPAGSPAEAPALTLLPLLQPFIRCSLQCRDLVDEAKKFHLRPELRTQMQGPRTRARLGANEVLLVVGGFGSQQSPIDVVEKYDPKTQEWSFLPSITRKRRYVASVSLHDRIYVIGGYDGRSRLSSVECLDYTADEDGVWYSVAPMNVRRGLAGATTLGDMIYVSGGFDGSRRHTSMERYDPNIDQWSMLGDMQTAREGAGLVVASGVIYCLGGYDGLNILNSVEKYDPHTGHWANVTPMATKRSGAGVALLNDHIYVVGGFDGTAHLSSVEAYNIRTDSWTTVTSMTTPRCYVGATVLRGRLYAIAGYDGNSLLSSIECYDPIIDSWEVVTSMGTQRCDAGVCVLREK; this comes from the exons ATGGAAATCCTGCTGGACTTTGTGTACACGGAGACTGTGCACGTGACTGTGGAGAATGTCCAGGAGCTGCTGCCCGCAGCCTGCCTGCTCCAGCTGAAAG GCGTGAAGCAAGCCTGCTGTGAGTTCTTGGAAAGCCAGCTGGACCCTTCCAACTGCCTGGGCATCCGGGACTTTGCTGAGACTCACAACTGTGTTGACCTGATGCAAGCAGCTGAGGTTTTTAGCCAGAAGCATTTTCCTGAAGTGGTGCAGCATGAAGAGTTCATTCTTCTCAGCCAAGGAGAGGTGGAAAAGCTCATCAAGTGCGATGAGATTCAG gtggattctgaagAGCCGGTCTTCGAGGCTGTGATCAGCTGGGTGAAGCACGCCAAGAAGGAGCGGGAGGGGTCCTTGCCGGACCTGCTGCAGTATGTCCGGATGCCCCTGCTGACCCCCCGCTACATCACAGACGTCATAGACACTGAG GAGCCACCGGGACCACCCTGGAGACCACCAATCTGTAAAGCGTGGGTGAGGCTGGCCCAGCCCGTCTCTGAAAGTTCATCACAGACACGCCTCTCCAGTCGTTGGCATCAGGGGGCTTGCCAGCTGCTTAGTGTCATCTCTCAAACTCGGTCTCGTTTGTGTAACTTCTTCCTATGGTCCATTCACGTACCCTCACCTACCTTTGAACCATGTGACGTCTATTCAAAACAAACCTTTTTAAACTCATTTCCGGAAGCCCACGGCCTCAGCCCTGCCGGCAGCCCTGCTGAGGCCCCCGCGCTCACTCTCCTCCCGCTGTTGCAGCCTTTCATCCGCTGCAGCTTGCAGTGCAGGGACCTCGTTGACGAAGCCAAGAAGTTTCACCTGAGACCTGAGCTGCGCACTCAGATGCAGGGGCCCCGGACGCGGGCGCGGCTGG GAGCCAACGAAGTGCTTCTGGTGGTCGGCGGCTTCGGAAGCCAGCAGTCTCCCATCGATGTGGTGGAGAAGTACGACCCCAAGACGCAGGAGTGGAGCTTTTTGCCA AGCATCACCCGGAAGAGACGCTACGTGGCCTCGGTGTCCCTCCACGACCGGATCTACGTGATCGGCGGCTACGACGGCCGCTCCCGCCTCAGCTCCGTGGAGTGTCTGGACTACACGGCAGACGAGGATGGGGTCTGGTATTCAGTGGCGCCGATGAATGTCCGGCGCGGCCTGGCTGGAGCCACCACCCTGGGAG ATATGATCTATGTCTCTGGGGGCTTTGATGGAAGCAGGCGCCACACCAGTATGGAGCGCTATGACCCGAACATTGACCAGTGGAGCATGCTGGGCGACATGCAGACGGCCAGGGAAGGTGCCGGCCTCGTGGTGGCCAGCGGGGTCATCTACTGTCTAG GAGGATATGACGGCTTGAATATCTTAAACTCAGTTGAGAAGTATGACCCCCATACAGGACACTGGGCTAATGTCACACCAATGGCCACCAAGCGCTCTG GTGCAGGGGTAGCCCTGCTGAATGACCATATTTATGTGGTGGGGGGATTCGATGGTACAGCCCACCTTTCATCTGTGGAAGCCTACAACATTCGCACCGACTCCTGGACAACAGTCACGAGCATGACCACCCCGCGGTGCTACGTCGGGGCCACGGTGCTTCGGGGGAGACTTTATGCAATTGCAGG CTACGACGGGAACTCCCTGCTGAGCAGCATTGAGTGCTACGACCCCATCATCGACAGCTGGGAGGTCGTGACCTCCATGGGAACTCAGCGCTGCGACGCCGGCGTGTGTGTTCTCCGAGAGAAGTGA
- the KLHL12 gene encoding kelch-like protein 12 isoform X4, which yields MTGSQKFMAPQYKQEVDSEEPVFEAVISWVKHAKKEREGSLPDLLQYVRMPLLTPRYITDVIDTEEPPGPPWRPPICKAWVRLAQPVSESSSQTRLSSRWHQGACQLLSVISQTRSRLCNFFLWSIHVPSPTFEPCDVYSKQTFLNSFPEAHGLSPAGSPAEAPALTLLPLLQPFIRCSLQCRDLVDEAKKFHLRPELRTQMQGPRTRARLGANEVLLVVGGFGSQQSPIDVVEKYDPKTQEWSFLPSITRKRRYVASVSLHDRIYVIGGYDGRSRLSSVECLDYTADEDGVWYSVAPMNVRRGLAGATTLGDMIYVSGGFDGSRRHTSMERYDPNIDQWSMLGDMQTAREGAGLVVASGVIYCLGGYDGLNILNSVEKYDPHTGHWANVTPMATKRSGAGVALLNDHIYVVGGFDGTAHLSSVEAYNIRTDSWTTVTSMTTPRCYVGATVLRGRLYAIAGYDGNSLLSSIECYDPIIDSWEVVTSMGTQRCDAGVCVLREK from the exons ATGACTGGATCCCAGAAGTTCATGGCACCTCAGTATAAACAAGAG gtggattctgaagAGCCGGTCTTCGAGGCTGTGATCAGCTGGGTGAAGCACGCCAAGAAGGAGCGGGAGGGGTCCTTGCCGGACCTGCTGCAGTATGTCCGGATGCCCCTGCTGACCCCCCGCTACATCACAGACGTCATAGACACTGAG GAGCCACCGGGACCACCCTGGAGACCACCAATCTGTAAAGCGTGGGTGAGGCTGGCCCAGCCCGTCTCTGAAAGTTCATCACAGACACGCCTCTCCAGTCGTTGGCATCAGGGGGCTTGCCAGCTGCTTAGTGTCATCTCTCAAACTCGGTCTCGTTTGTGTAACTTCTTCCTATGGTCCATTCACGTACCCTCACCTACCTTTGAACCATGTGACGTCTATTCAAAACAAACCTTTTTAAACTCATTTCCGGAAGCCCACGGCCTCAGCCCTGCCGGCAGCCCTGCTGAGGCCCCCGCGCTCACTCTCCTCCCGCTGTTGCAGCCTTTCATCCGCTGCAGCTTGCAGTGCAGGGACCTCGTTGACGAAGCCAAGAAGTTTCACCTGAGACCTGAGCTGCGCACTCAGATGCAGGGGCCCCGGACGCGGGCGCGGCTGG GAGCCAACGAAGTGCTTCTGGTGGTCGGCGGCTTCGGAAGCCAGCAGTCTCCCATCGATGTGGTGGAGAAGTACGACCCCAAGACGCAGGAGTGGAGCTTTTTGCCA AGCATCACCCGGAAGAGACGCTACGTGGCCTCGGTGTCCCTCCACGACCGGATCTACGTGATCGGCGGCTACGACGGCCGCTCCCGCCTCAGCTCCGTGGAGTGTCTGGACTACACGGCAGACGAGGATGGGGTCTGGTATTCAGTGGCGCCGATGAATGTCCGGCGCGGCCTGGCTGGAGCCACCACCCTGGGAG ATATGATCTATGTCTCTGGGGGCTTTGATGGAAGCAGGCGCCACACCAGTATGGAGCGCTATGACCCGAACATTGACCAGTGGAGCATGCTGGGCGACATGCAGACGGCCAGGGAAGGTGCCGGCCTCGTGGTGGCCAGCGGGGTCATCTACTGTCTAG GAGGATATGACGGCTTGAATATCTTAAACTCAGTTGAGAAGTATGACCCCCATACAGGACACTGGGCTAATGTCACACCAATGGCCACCAAGCGCTCTG GTGCAGGGGTAGCCCTGCTGAATGACCATATTTATGTGGTGGGGGGATTCGATGGTACAGCCCACCTTTCATCTGTGGAAGCCTACAACATTCGCACCGACTCCTGGACAACAGTCACGAGCATGACCACCCCGCGGTGCTACGTCGGGGCCACGGTGCTTCGGGGGAGACTTTATGCAATTGCAGG CTACGACGGGAACTCCCTGCTGAGCAGCATTGAGTGCTACGACCCCATCATCGACAGCTGGGAGGTCGTGACCTCCATGGGAACTCAGCGCTGCGACGCCGGCGTGTGTGTTCTCCGAGAGAAGTGA
- the KLHL12 gene encoding kelch-like protein 12 isoform X3, which yields MRGIMAPKDIMTNTHAKSILNSMNSLRKSNTLCDVTLRVEQKDFPAHRIVLAACSDYFCAMFTSELSEKGKPYVDIQGLTASTMEILLDFVYTETVHVTVENVQELLPAACLLQLKGVKQACCEFLESQLDPSNCLGIRDFAETHNCVDLMQAAEVFSQKHFPEVVQHEEFILLSQGEVEKLIKCDEIQVDSEEPVFEAVISWVKHAKKEREGSLPDLLQYVRMPLLTPRYITDVIDTEPFIRCSLQCRDLVDEAKKFHLRPELRTQMQGPRTRARLGANEVLLVVGGFGSQQSPIDVVEKYDPKTQEWSFLPSITRKRRYVASVSLHDRIYVIGGYDGRSRLSSVECLDYTADEDGVWYSVAPMNVRRGLAGATTLGDMIYVSGGFDGSRRHTSMERYDPNIDQWSMLGDMQTAREGAGLVVASGVIYCLGGYDGLNILNSVEKYDPHTGHWANVTPMATKRSGAGVALLNDHIYVVGGFDGTAHLSSVEAYNIRTDSWTTVTSMTTPRCYVGATVLRGRLYAIAGYDGNSLLSSIECYDPIIDSWEVVTSMGTQRCDAGVCVLREK from the exons ATGAGAGGCATTATGGCTCCCAAAGACATAATGACAAATACTCATGCTAAATCCATCCTCAACTCCATGAACTCCCTCAGGAAGAGCAACACCCTCTGTGATGTGACGCTGAGAGTGGAGCAGAAGGACTTCCCCGCCCACCGGATCGTGCTGGCTGCCTGCAGTGATTACTTCTGCGCCATGTTCACCAGTGAG ctcTCAGAGAAGGGGAAACCGTACGTAGATATTCAGGGTTTAACCGCCTCGACCATGGAAATCCTGCTGGACTTTGTGTACACGGAGACTGTGCACGTGACTGTGGAGAATGTCCAGGAGCTGCTGCCCGCAGCCTGCCTGCTCCAGCTGAAAG GCGTGAAGCAAGCCTGCTGTGAGTTCTTGGAAAGCCAGCTGGACCCTTCCAACTGCCTGGGCATCCGGGACTTTGCTGAGACTCACAACTGTGTTGACCTGATGCAAGCAGCTGAGGTTTTTAGCCAGAAGCATTTTCCTGAAGTGGTGCAGCATGAAGAGTTCATTCTTCTCAGCCAAGGAGAGGTGGAAAAGCTCATCAAGTGCGATGAGATTCAG gtggattctgaagAGCCGGTCTTCGAGGCTGTGATCAGCTGGGTGAAGCACGCCAAGAAGGAGCGGGAGGGGTCCTTGCCGGACCTGCTGCAGTATGTCCGGATGCCCCTGCTGACCCCCCGCTACATCACAGACGTCATAGACACTGAG CCTTTCATCCGCTGCAGCTTGCAGTGCAGGGACCTCGTTGACGAAGCCAAGAAGTTTCACCTGAGACCTGAGCTGCGCACTCAGATGCAGGGGCCCCGGACGCGGGCGCGGCTGG GAGCCAACGAAGTGCTTCTGGTGGTCGGCGGCTTCGGAAGCCAGCAGTCTCCCATCGATGTGGTGGAGAAGTACGACCCCAAGACGCAGGAGTGGAGCTTTTTGCCA AGCATCACCCGGAAGAGACGCTACGTGGCCTCGGTGTCCCTCCACGACCGGATCTACGTGATCGGCGGCTACGACGGCCGCTCCCGCCTCAGCTCCGTGGAGTGTCTGGACTACACGGCAGACGAGGATGGGGTCTGGTATTCAGTGGCGCCGATGAATGTCCGGCGCGGCCTGGCTGGAGCCACCACCCTGGGAG ATATGATCTATGTCTCTGGGGGCTTTGATGGAAGCAGGCGCCACACCAGTATGGAGCGCTATGACCCGAACATTGACCAGTGGAGCATGCTGGGCGACATGCAGACGGCCAGGGAAGGTGCCGGCCTCGTGGTGGCCAGCGGGGTCATCTACTGTCTAG GAGGATATGACGGCTTGAATATCTTAAACTCAGTTGAGAAGTATGACCCCCATACAGGACACTGGGCTAATGTCACACCAATGGCCACCAAGCGCTCTG GTGCAGGGGTAGCCCTGCTGAATGACCATATTTATGTGGTGGGGGGATTCGATGGTACAGCCCACCTTTCATCTGTGGAAGCCTACAACATTCGCACCGACTCCTGGACAACAGTCACGAGCATGACCACCCCGCGGTGCTACGTCGGGGCCACGGTGCTTCGGGGGAGACTTTATGCAATTGCAGG CTACGACGGGAACTCCCTGCTGAGCAGCATTGAGTGCTACGACCCCATCATCGACAGCTGGGAGGTCGTGACCTCCATGGGAACTCAGCGCTGCGACGCCGGCGTGTGTGTTCTCCGAGAGAAGTGA
- the KLHL12 gene encoding kelch-like protein 12 isoform X1: MRGIMAPKDIMTNTHAKSILNSMNSLRKSNTLCDVTLRVEQKDFPAHRIVLAACSDYFCAMFTSELSEKGKPYVDIQGLTASTMEILLDFVYTETVHVTVENVQELLPAACLLQLKGVKQACCEFLESQLDPSNCLGIRDFAETHNCVDLMQAAEVFSQKHFPEVVQHEEFILLSQGEVEKLIKCDEIQVDSEEPVFEAVISWVKHAKKEREGSLPDLLQYVRMPLLTPRYITDVIDTEEPPGPPWRPPICKAWVRLAQPVSESSSQTRLSSRWHQGACQLLSVISQTRSRLCNFFLWSIHVPSPTFEPCDVYSKQTFLNSFPEAHGLSPAGSPAEAPALTLLPLLQPFIRCSLQCRDLVDEAKKFHLRPELRTQMQGPRTRARLGANEVLLVVGGFGSQQSPIDVVEKYDPKTQEWSFLPSITRKRRYVASVSLHDRIYVIGGYDGRSRLSSVECLDYTADEDGVWYSVAPMNVRRGLAGATTLGDMIYVSGGFDGSRRHTSMERYDPNIDQWSMLGDMQTAREGAGLVVASGVIYCLGGYDGLNILNSVEKYDPHTGHWANVTPMATKRSGAGVALLNDHIYVVGGFDGTAHLSSVEAYNIRTDSWTTVTSMTTPRCYVGATVLRGRLYAIAGYDGNSLLSSIECYDPIIDSWEVVTSMGTQRCDAGVCVLREK; encoded by the exons ATGAGAGGCATTATGGCTCCCAAAGACATAATGACAAATACTCATGCTAAATCCATCCTCAACTCCATGAACTCCCTCAGGAAGAGCAACACCCTCTGTGATGTGACGCTGAGAGTGGAGCAGAAGGACTTCCCCGCCCACCGGATCGTGCTGGCTGCCTGCAGTGATTACTTCTGCGCCATGTTCACCAGTGAG ctcTCAGAGAAGGGGAAACCGTACGTAGATATTCAGGGTTTAACCGCCTCGACCATGGAAATCCTGCTGGACTTTGTGTACACGGAGACTGTGCACGTGACTGTGGAGAATGTCCAGGAGCTGCTGCCCGCAGCCTGCCTGCTCCAGCTGAAAG GCGTGAAGCAAGCCTGCTGTGAGTTCTTGGAAAGCCAGCTGGACCCTTCCAACTGCCTGGGCATCCGGGACTTTGCTGAGACTCACAACTGTGTTGACCTGATGCAAGCAGCTGAGGTTTTTAGCCAGAAGCATTTTCCTGAAGTGGTGCAGCATGAAGAGTTCATTCTTCTCAGCCAAGGAGAGGTGGAAAAGCTCATCAAGTGCGATGAGATTCAG gtggattctgaagAGCCGGTCTTCGAGGCTGTGATCAGCTGGGTGAAGCACGCCAAGAAGGAGCGGGAGGGGTCCTTGCCGGACCTGCTGCAGTATGTCCGGATGCCCCTGCTGACCCCCCGCTACATCACAGACGTCATAGACACTGAG GAGCCACCGGGACCACCCTGGAGACCACCAATCTGTAAAGCGTGGGTGAGGCTGGCCCAGCCCGTCTCTGAAAGTTCATCACAGACACGCCTCTCCAGTCGTTGGCATCAGGGGGCTTGCCAGCTGCTTAGTGTCATCTCTCAAACTCGGTCTCGTTTGTGTAACTTCTTCCTATGGTCCATTCACGTACCCTCACCTACCTTTGAACCATGTGACGTCTATTCAAAACAAACCTTTTTAAACTCATTTCCGGAAGCCCACGGCCTCAGCCCTGCCGGCAGCCCTGCTGAGGCCCCCGCGCTCACTCTCCTCCCGCTGTTGCAGCCTTTCATCCGCTGCAGCTTGCAGTGCAGGGACCTCGTTGACGAAGCCAAGAAGTTTCACCTGAGACCTGAGCTGCGCACTCAGATGCAGGGGCCCCGGACGCGGGCGCGGCTGG GAGCCAACGAAGTGCTTCTGGTGGTCGGCGGCTTCGGAAGCCAGCAGTCTCCCATCGATGTGGTGGAGAAGTACGACCCCAAGACGCAGGAGTGGAGCTTTTTGCCA AGCATCACCCGGAAGAGACGCTACGTGGCCTCGGTGTCCCTCCACGACCGGATCTACGTGATCGGCGGCTACGACGGCCGCTCCCGCCTCAGCTCCGTGGAGTGTCTGGACTACACGGCAGACGAGGATGGGGTCTGGTATTCAGTGGCGCCGATGAATGTCCGGCGCGGCCTGGCTGGAGCCACCACCCTGGGAG ATATGATCTATGTCTCTGGGGGCTTTGATGGAAGCAGGCGCCACACCAGTATGGAGCGCTATGACCCGAACATTGACCAGTGGAGCATGCTGGGCGACATGCAGACGGCCAGGGAAGGTGCCGGCCTCGTGGTGGCCAGCGGGGTCATCTACTGTCTAG GAGGATATGACGGCTTGAATATCTTAAACTCAGTTGAGAAGTATGACCCCCATACAGGACACTGGGCTAATGTCACACCAATGGCCACCAAGCGCTCTG GTGCAGGGGTAGCCCTGCTGAATGACCATATTTATGTGGTGGGGGGATTCGATGGTACAGCCCACCTTTCATCTGTGGAAGCCTACAACATTCGCACCGACTCCTGGACAACAGTCACGAGCATGACCACCCCGCGGTGCTACGTCGGGGCCACGGTGCTTCGGGGGAGACTTTATGCAATTGCAGG CTACGACGGGAACTCCCTGCTGAGCAGCATTGAGTGCTACGACCCCATCATCGACAGCTGGGAGGTCGTGACCTCCATGGGAACTCAGCGCTGCGACGCCGGCGTGTGTGTTCTCCGAGAGAAGTGA